The Juglans regia cultivar Chandler chromosome 16, Walnut 2.0, whole genome shotgun sequence nucleotide sequence cagaaattcaaaacttgcTTGTCAAGAACATTATTAGGCATAGTAAGCCTCCTTAATCTTGCTCTGCTTTTTATATTCTGCTGAGATTGAGAGAGGGACACAACGCCTAGTTATTAATTATCAACCTTTGAACAAAGTCTTACGTAGATTAAGTATCCTATGTCCAATAAGAATGATTTGATTCATAGGTTAAATAATGCAATAGTCTTCTCCAGGTTTGACATGTAATCAAGATTTTGCTAAATCCAGATTAGTGAGTTAGGTAGGTATAAAACTGTTTTTACTACTCATTTTGGACATTATTAGTTGAATGTGATACCTTTTGAAGTAAAAAATACCCCTAGCGAGTTCCAAAACATTATGATTGATATCTTTAATTCATTCACCCATTTTAGTGTTGTCTTTATTAACGATGTCGTTATTTACTCAAagtctattgatgaacattaaAAACATTGCATTCATTTCTTGAcattattagatgaaatgattttgttgtttttgttaagaaaataaaattgttccAAACCAAAGTTcgattccttggttatgatatttctaTAGGAAAAATTAGACTCATCAATCGTGCTATTGAATTTGCGGTTAAATTTCCTAATATCATCCCTGATAAAACCCAGTTGCAAAGGTTCATTGGTTCTCTTAATTATGTTGCTGAATTCTACAAGACATGAGAAAACAATGTCGCCCACTCATTTAGCGACAACATTCCAACCCTCCTCCTTGGACTGATATTCATACTCCACTTATTATGCAAATCAAGACACATGCTAAAACTCTACCATGTCGTGAAATTCCTACCACTGCTTCTTGCAATATTTTTGACATAGATGCCTTTAACATTGTTTATGGTGgcattttgaaacaaattatttctccaaatttatTTGAACAAATTGTTCATTTCGATTCTGTAGTCTGGAATACTGCACAAATTAGttatagtactattaagaaataaattttatctatagtACTATGCATTTCTAAGTTTCAAAGTGATTTACtaaattagaaatttttattatgtattgaaTGTAAAAGTGCTaaatatgttttagaaaaagatgatgaaaacattgcatctaaacatattttttcaGATGGCAAGTTATCTTAAgtgtatttgattttgatattgaatatattaaaagatctcaaaatttcattcttGATTTTCTCACTCGCAAATTTTTGCAGAAATCATGTGTAAGAAAAAGACAAAGGGTAAAACTACTACTCCCCCTCCAATTCCTAATAGCATGCTTGTTAGACACGAAACTGCTACTCGATATTGCCAACAGGCTTACTACCCTTGGTAGCATTCCTATTATTAGAACTACTTCATCTTCTTATGCTCTTAGTACTCCCTACGATCCTTATACAAATCTCATTACCACTAATTCCTATTATCATGCTTCCAATTATCCTGCTTCAAAAACTGAGTAGGTTAAAAAACTCTATTTCCAAAATTTGTTCTACATTGAACCTAATAGGACCATATGCATAGACTCTTTCAAAACTGCCTCTAGCTATTTCCCCTGGTTTTCACTGGATTCTTGAGCAACCTATTAAAAACCTTCAATATTACCCTATTATCCTATTACAAACATAATCCCTGGTTATTAAGCTcactttttataaaactaatcAAATTAAACACATCTATCATAGTGCCTACATATTAAACATTGCTACTTAAGAAAAATTGGGAACTCATCCCTTTGCTTCAAAGAAACTTCCTCATTCTGATATTTACTACTACTACTTTGATTACATCGATACTTGGTTAAAATTCATGTTATTTCAGACCGAAGAGATGACACactctttcttaattttaataagaaattcaAGACCGATTTCCCTCTTTTGTTCCTAAGATGGGGTCATCAATTTGGCCCTATTATGGAAGTTTTACTTGATAAATTTCAAGTCTTCATTAAGTGTTTtgtcaatgttttcaaaatggatTGACATAATCATAAGTTCCCATACTTTCTCCATTTTAGCAAGAAATACAAATTTCCTTGGATACTAAAATGGAGTTATGATAGGAATGGTGATATACTGATCCACAATTAGTTCGTCAAATGGTGGGACAGATATTCCCACACGCAAGATGTTATTGATAATGTTGCCAGAgatttttctcaaacttctccaGACTTGAAGAGCATTGAAGACTTCCTTGGTGCTGCTAAAGAACTGACTTTGCCCAAATATCCAACTACCCAAGCTACTACTTCTGGTACTGCTAAACAAATTGCTCAACCCGCTACTTCTACTAAATATGATAAATCCAAAAAATCTTTTGAATTAAAGAAGAGATCTCCTATCCAAGGCCAGAAGAAAAAAGACTTGATTTACCTATTGAAGAAGTCCTTACAAGACGATGATAATCCAGATACTGAGTCTGAGGCATCCTCCGAAACTTCTATTATTGATCCCTACTATAATGTGTTTGGACGTGATTCAGAAGACACCCCAAGGCTATTTGATAATTGATATGTTGGCACAAGCACCCTCTTGCAATTACCTCTGAATTGTTCATTGATTCCTACTGAAAGCACCAAAGACTACCGCTGCTAAGAAAGCTATTGATTTGTCTACTGCTTTTCCTAACAAGATTCCAATTACTTTGTTTCATTGTTAAGCTTACCTCCTGGTTAAGTCAAACAATGTTACTTCATGGTCAGATCATGTATTGTTTACAAATAATTGTAGAAGCTCTTCCTTTGTCTATAATAGAGGCACCTAGCTTCATAAGAGGGCATCTCTTAGAACGCCTAAGAGCCTCTCCTAAGAATTCAATCTCGTTTCCTTCTTGCTTCATATTGTAACTCTACTTCCCCAGCTActctgaaaatattttgtaagttGTTTTACTTTGAAAAAACAACTCTTATTTTTGTACTTACTTTCATTTACTTAATTTCAGTTCATTACATTTACTTACTTTCAATTCATATCTACCATTATCATTACTTCCAGTTATatggtcctctctctctctctctctctctctctatatatatatatatatatatatattgtgtgtgtgtgttggggggggggtgtttgccaaatatatatagatatatatatatatatatatttctcaattaCAATAAGGGTATTATCCTCGGTTGACAATAAATATATGTAGGGATGTGTATATAGTGTGTATATAGCATTGgtatgtgttttattttcagTGCCACCATCAATGAAGCGAGGTTGTGGGACAGCGACAAGTAGACTATTTGATCAGCTTTGAAAGGTGGGACTCATTCCTATTGTAATATCGGAAGGACATATCTCACCCTCCTATGAACATGGTAAGATATATATCCAGAGGGTAATATCCTATGAACATATTTCAGACatagaacataattataattattctgATGGCTAGTTAATCAATATAATCAAGGATTAAAACTGATGAAAGATACAAAACAGAGAAAAACTCCGAGCGAaagtttattgataaaatttcgAAATCAAGTTCTAAAGCATATAAGAAGGGCTCAAATAGCTATGtacatcttaaaataaaacacatagcTCTAGCATGGACCAGTAGGTGTAGCATGGTGACCATGACGTGTGCACCAAAAAGAGTTTTCTGAATTGGGATCTTATGCCCAATTATGATACTCATAATTAAAGTTATGACCAAAATGTTGATATGTGTGCAGTAATATCCTAATTCAAGAAAGCTTGACCATTTCTTGCCATATTTATACTAATTTGGCTTCCCAAGATAGTCTAATGCTATCAACGTAGAATCTGTTAAATTTGCATTATCAAACTTAGATCCCTTGCATCAGTTTCTCCTCTATTATCATGATCGAGTCCCATGCATCCATATGTACGTACCTAATCTCTAAAGCAACTTTGGTTAGGATATTCAATGATCTCTTATTATTTCAAGTTGTGCAAATTAAGTTTGAGTCAAAGGTGgcctttaataataataaatccttAGGtggctaatattaatagtcaAAGGTAAATCTATATTCATATTTGAACATAAGACTTAGGTTTGGTTTTATTTCACAAACCTTAcgaactatcttatctcatctcatctcaatatccaattaccatttaaatataaacatttttttatttcaatttttcaacttttcaaattttccatcTAAtcatacttaattattataactttcccaaactttttaaaaaaaatcaattttttcaaatctcaaaataaatattatattaaaaaattatattttaaccatcttttaactttaaaatttctttattcaattttttttctcatttttcaaaactccataaaagtcttaactcaaacaatttcattattattaacacattatctcattactattcacaaatttctcatctcaacttTGTAACCAAACAATGCCAAAGTGTATGCCAAGCCACTTAAGAATAATTTAAGGACCGTTGAGCCATCACCCTTAGTATgtaattgcatgcatgtttatatataatttcagcCTTTTCCGTTCATCTAAGTGATGGGAAAATTACCAAAAGGACACTGAATGAACTACAACCAAACCACAACTTGGAGGGCGATTTGGTCCATCCAAGtgtcaagaaaacaaaatgtcTACTTATATATAGAGAATAGGTATAGATTCACATATTATGTATTAGCTGTAGTTTTTAAGTTGCTAGAGATACTACAAAAACAGTGGACTATAATATCTCGAATACAACGAATGGGATGAATAGGTGTTTCAACCAAATACATTGGAAtttaaaattcttaacaaataaaagtatcCAACTGATTATTAGAGTATCAaaaccaaaatctaataaagcaatacaaataataagcaaaaaaaaatttcccacaggggtaatattttttattaacaagCTTGCACTTAAATagttaagaaattatatataaatgtaattaCGAAAAAGACCATGAAAAGattcaaaaatatttaccaTTATCTTACTCATTATGATTATCGAAAGTATTGTGTTCGTCGCGATCGAaatgtttatcaatttttaaaagtaataattcCTGTTTTAGAGAGTTATTATCAGTTTTGATATTGTTGAACTCACTCTTGAGTTCGATcgacaatttcttttttaataaaaccaatTTCAAGTTAGAGATCATTAATAGaaattttttgagtttctttttattaaattttttcaaaattttgtcaAGGCTAATACTGGGTTCAAGGCtctaatattattgtaattttaattttttttaaatataattatatagactTTTATGAGTCAAATGGAGACTATATATGAACTAACTCTaagtgtacatatatatatatatatatataaagaataaatatagatataaatcaTTATTGGAAGTATCTATTTTATACACATGATGTTACAttatctagaccacacatctctttAAGTGAGTATTGGGAACAATCAATTAAAACCAACCACGTAATGAGTGTAAAGTATACACTGCTATAGTAAATTCtttctaacattactcatatataaaaatgactgaATATGGAGTCTGCAATAGCTAGATTAGTCTAATGTCTAGTGCATTAGTGGGGATAGTTTGGGTCAACTTTAGAGTGATAAATGCGGGCAAGGAATTAGGTGATAAAATATATAGGTTAATTGAATcaaatatataagagaaatattattatttttattgatctcTTGATGTGttgtatttttaagtatttttttttaagtagttgGCTTATGAGGTTACTTAAATATACCATTCAATTGGTGCAACATATATACCTAGAGAGATAGAGTTCGAGAGATCAAGTTGCAATGGTGAGAGAGGATATCAAGAGGAAAGAGAGTCAAGACAAAGGTGTAGGCGACTAAgggaaatcatttttattttatcttaaaataaaaagaaaaatctttttaCAAACGAGTTCGCATATCAAATTGCGCaccaatattaatatgtaaagtATCTATTTAACGAAACGGTacgaattgaaaatgaaaataatttttgtgagatAGAGAATTTTCttcttatctcaaaatttttcttcttttattcttcttctcaaaaaaaaaagtcatgaaaGTGTTAATATGCAGTTTAATGCGTGAACTTGTTTATATctaacaaaactcaaaacaaaaccatcgtttcatttaatttttttaaaatatgcataatatatatttatatatatatatatattattaaattaggACGGGTGCAATGCCCCACCCGGCACCCGCCCCCTTTTTTCCAGGGAGGTTGACGCCAGCTCGTCTGGTGCGGGCAAACTGCCCCACTCGCCTCAAGTGGGGGGACAGGCTGGCCGGGTGCGGGTACTAAACCCCACCCCATTTCcaattataaatttaagaaaaaatctacacaatctaaatttaattgtttgatATCAAAAGTGTTGGGACAGAAACTTTGTTTTAGTCCACCAGTCACTTCAAAATCTCTGTGCACCAAGAAAATGACGCATTGGTCACTTTAGGCAATTTATCAGTTAGAAAGGCATGTCGTTATGATATTAgagttaaaatatatagtttgattGAATGCATATTGAGATATATTGACATACACTAAtgctatatattttaaaataatattagatatagtcatGAATTATATAAACGTCGcgtatttcttttgaaaaatagtaaaatctattactaaaaaattaattttttttcatatgaatttcatatttattcatattttttaaaaataatacacgatgtttacacattttatgattacaaatatcatttctctacatTTATCTTACAATTGATCAGATCCCACCCGTCTTCTGAAATTTCTAACGTTGCTGCCTTCTGAAACTGCCATTCCAATCCCCGTCTTCCCTCCATGCCCAACACCTACATAATACAATCTCCATTTATCTGCATTGTCCTCCATCTGAATGAGACATGGAGAACCAACTCCTTTATTATCCCATCCATCTTTTTCCGAGGGTTTAATAATAGGATCTTCTTGAAACCTCTCCCAATTCTTCAGCCCATCTGCAGACACTGCCAATCCAATGCTTCTCACCCCATTTGCAGAAACACCCTCATATGCCATCAAATAGTTTCCATTTGTGCGGTTTCTCACCACGCATGCATTCTTCACCCCAAGCTCATCAAAAGAACTGCTTGATCCTCCTCCCATGATCTTCCCCAGCTTCACCCATCTGATCCCATCTCTGGATCTTGCAATTCCAATAGCAAACTGCCCCTTTTCTGCATCAAATGAATGGTAATACATTCTGAGATCATCGTTGCTATGCACCACCACCTGTGGTGCAGCAATAAACAATGAATCCCACTCCTTGTCTGACCCCACATCAAACAAGGCTCCACTATGATCATCCCCTTCGATTCTGGCCCAGTGCCTGCCATCTTGGCTGCATGCCAGGCCTGGTAGAGACTTGATAATTTTTCCAATGCTATGACAATCATCTTTCTCATCTCTACTGTGAACTCTTTCTGGGTTTTGTAAAGTGCCGTTTGGATCTCCTGACAAGTTGACGTCTTCAGAACTATATCCTGTGTAATAAAGCCAGTAAACGGCACTGTACATTGGGCTGGACATAATAACCATCTCAGAAGGCCTGATGCCCTTTGTGTCAAAAGCCCACCAATTATGGCTGCAGTTCATCACTAATCCCACGTCCCCACACGATCTAACATGGTCTGCTCCTCGTGCCCAATGGATTCCATTGCTTGAAACTGCTAACCCAACGGAATCGGAAGTGTTTTCAGCGTCAGATCTTCCATGATACCACATGTACCACCTTTCCTCATTATCTCCGATGAATCTTTTCACAACTGGTGAGCCGATTTCTGCACTATCCCAGGAGTTTTTTGGGCCCAAGTCGAGCACCAGACCATTAGAACAAGTAGATGTGAGTGCCTGATTTGGCGTGGGAGTTGCCAAACTTTGAGACTTGGAATTTGAATCTAGTTCAAAGGCAGGATTCTTATTTGTTGCACTGTTGCTGTCAATGCTTGGTTTCGAGGAGCACTGAGTAAGAAAGAGGGTGCTGTTTCTAGACTTAGAACATGGACCTCTTCGGTGGCTTCGAAAGCTCCTGCACGAAGATGTGCCAGAGGCATGAAGAGCAAGGGTTTGTGCTTGTGCAGAAGGCCAAGGAGATTGGATTAGATTTGTTGAATTCGTCATTCTTCCTGCACTATAAGATGCAAGGAAACTTACTGCTCTGAACCCTGTGACTGCTGCTGCGTTGTCCATTGTAGGACTTAAAGATCAGATCGAGCAGAAACGAAATGGGATTGATATCAGAGGTAGAACTTGAAGAGATGCAAATGGATTGGTACCACATACGCGTGGCTTTTATATGAAGTAGAGAATTTCTTTTTGGACTTGCTTAAAAACTTGCCCCATGATTTTTTCTACCTAAAAACAACACCTCTCATTCATTATTGACCTCTAAAGCATACATGAATAATAGTAGTACTTGTATATCTCTTGTAACCTGAAAGTCTGCAGGGTGAAAAGTATAACATTATATCAAACATGCAGCAAACATTGACCTAGATcgagcagctagctagctagctcaatGTGCATGGAAACTTCAAAATTTCCCAAGGGTAAATATTGGAGCAGATCAAACTATAAATTCtgtaaagagtaatgctagatacaagctCCAAACAGACAAGTTTCATACAAGCCTTTTGTAAAACAATAGATCCCACTAATAAaggatagttttttttacacttttttaaggtgggattcacttttttacaaatgcttgtatgagatttgtctatttgggatttgtacaaatcatttctcttctgGTAAATTATGTCCAAAAAATGCCAAAATGCTATGGGTTATTCACAAATATCTCAAGGGGGAGAAAGGAAATTCTGTATATGTATCGTTCTCATTCTTTGTACTCACTATAACTACTATTCTTCCCATTGATTTCGGTACCCCCTAATATTCCTCCCTTCCCAACCCCATGCAAgttgataattaatatatattggcCTCCTAACTGTCAAATGGTGCTAACCCATCATGGGTGCAGCTTCTAATTAACCTTCAAATGCCACAGGAGGCAAGACTTGAGGAATGATGTTGAACCTAACTTTCATATGGTACTGTGAATCATTTAAGTTCAGTCACTCACTGAAAGATTGGTAAAGAGCACATGCATCACATGCATGATGATGCATGGTTAGTATCCCAACACAAAACTCAAATtctttcatctaattattatctaattattatcccaacacaaaaattcaatataactttttcaaattttttaaaaaaatacaaaaattaatacaacttttttaaatttcaaaacaaaagttatattagaaaaatattatattttaacaatattttaaatttataatatttttattaaactatttatctcttattttttaaattttaataaaatattttaactcaaatcattttattaatatttgtaaatattaagagatattttaaatattcaaacgaATTCGTACTCAAGTCCTTTACATTTAGGGCTCCTAGGACCCCTTAATAAATGAATAGTAAACCCCATGAAATTCCCTAAAAAATAATGgccataataaataatatcgaTAGTAGCCCTTAGCTTATAGGGTTGTTTAttaggataatttttttaaaaaaataatgtgattgGCTTATAAAagtagtagttttttttttatataaaataaatctctcTCACTAGACCGAAACACATAATTATTAGCTATTACTctattctctctattttcttacTAATGCTAAAGACACTACAAGTTttactatatatgaaattatatttgttaattaaATTGCTGATGCAGTACTGCCAATCACATAAACTTCAACTCAGATCGTACACTACAACACTATAAAATAAGAGCAATGCTAAAACGGGCTCCCTTCTTTTTGCCcgtttggtttttttaatttttttcagttttttttttttttggatttagtgattaagaaaaaaaaattcacattatttttataataattttaaatattttttttataaaaattcataatattattaaataattttttcttaatcattaaataaaaaaattaaaaaaaccaaacgGGCAAAAAAGGGGAgcctgttttatttttcataaaataaatctctatttgaaaattctcatttcaaaaAATTGTGATTTCGTCCTAAAATACTTCTTGGAACGTAACAAAATTGTCCCAAATTCGTTTCAATAACAGTGTCTTAAAAgatattttgggacaaaaataccaatttcgtctcaaaaataTCTTTTCGGACAAAACTGAGCAAAATTGTCCAATTGCATTCAAACtgaacatatttttttgggacgattgaatttcatcccaaaatcaCATTCGGACGTTACAAACATTACGTTCGATCGTCAATTATCTTCGAACGTGTCCTTCATGAGTGGTCAATTAATATCAGTCCGTTCAATCAAATTGACATGGGaaaacgttcgaacacaaaatTTGATGgtcgaacaataaaataaaatatgtttgaatgtattgAGTAAAACGTTCGATCGGACTATGATATGATCGAATGATTTGTTATGAGATGACATTCGAACGTTGATTTCATGTTCGATGTTATCGTTTGAACGGTTCCCAGTGTTATCCGAACGTTTAATAAcgattacattcgaatgttctgtatcaatgttcgaatggtttaACTGATTTTGTTTGAACGATTTTAGGTCATTTGAGcggtaactattttattttacccaataattaaaaaccaaatagacatatataatatttaaaaaaatacattacaatttaTTCAATATCCATAAAAGTAGTCTCATAAgtgcaaactaaataaataaaatagtagtacGAGCATTCTTAGTACAGAAATAGATCCTAAAATCATTACGTATAATGCaaatcagttgcttggaggcctgaaCTGTTGTATAAGTATCTACActtggagttgcatctctctcctgaactcttcttgttattgttattgttcttgttgtttCACGCACATTTCCATGTCTACTTGTTTCGCCAATTGAGCATCTAACTCATGCTGCCTTGTACTTAATTTCTCGATCTTTGAATTCGCTTCCTCTAACGTTGTAGAAGTGTTGGAGGCATACCCAGACGATGAGGAAAAGTTAGAAGGCTTTACACAGTAACTCAAACCCTTTAAATATTCTGAACGTGGATccagaacttgtgtaaaaatttcaacatcacttgttgacGAATCTTGATCAAACCTAGATTCAGCACATAGGGCAACCATTTTTCCCTACACACAaaagaaagaattaatatcgcaataaatattcaaatatgtttaattaaaacagatgATAATACTTACATAAGTTTCAAGGGTATTGGGATAAGttcactctccattacgatcagtatGTGATGCAGTATATAATTT carries:
- the LOC108981620 gene encoding uncharacterized protein LOC108981620, which codes for MDNAAAVTGFRAVSFLASYSAGRMTNSTNLIQSPWPSAQAQTLALHASGTSSCRSFRSHRRGPCSKSRNSTLFLTQCSSKPSIDSNSATNKNPAFELDSNSKSQSLATPTPNQALTSTCSNGLVLDLGPKNSWDSAEIGSPVVKRFIGDNEERWYMWYHGRSDAENTSDSVGLAVSSNGIHWARGADHVRSCGDVGLVMNCSHNWWAFDTKGIRPSEMVIMSSPMYSAVYWLYYTGYSSEDVNLSGDPNGTLQNPERVHSRDEKDDCHSIGKIIKSLPGLACSQDGRHWARIEGDDHSGALFDVGSDKEWDSLFIAAPQVVVHSNDDLRMYYHSFDAEKGQFAIGIARSRDGIRWVKLGKIMGGGSSSSFDELGVKNACVVRNRTNGNYLMAYEGVSANGVRSIGLAVSADGLKNWERFQEDPIIKPSEKDGWDNKGVGSPCLIQMEDNADKWRLYYVGVGHGGKTGIGMAVSEGSNVRNFRRRVGSDQL